A section of the Caballeronia sp. M1242 genome encodes:
- a CDS encoding RNA polymerase sigma factor FliA translates to MYNAQGKLSQSDVLTKYAPLVRRLGLQLVAKMPASVDLDDLIQAGMIGLLDAASRYKEDQGAQFETYASQRIRGAMLDELRANDWLPRSMRKTSREVESAVHKVEQNLGRAASEVEIAEHMKMPLDEYQSMLQDLHGSQLIYYEDFDRSADDEPFLDRYCVDRSDPLSALLDDSLRGALIEAIDKLPEREKLLMSLYYERGLNLREIGAVMEVSESRVCQLHSQAVARLRAKLREQSWTSVEA, encoded by the coding sequence ATGTACAACGCCCAAGGCAAACTCTCTCAGTCGGACGTCCTGACTAAATATGCGCCGCTCGTTCGTCGGCTCGGACTTCAGCTCGTCGCCAAAATGCCGGCGAGCGTCGATCTCGACGACCTGATTCAGGCCGGCATGATCGGTCTTCTGGATGCGGCGAGCCGCTACAAGGAAGATCAGGGCGCGCAGTTCGAAACCTACGCGAGCCAGCGCATTCGCGGCGCCATGCTCGACGAGCTGCGTGCGAACGACTGGCTGCCGCGCAGCATGCGCAAGACGTCGCGCGAAGTGGAATCGGCGGTGCACAAGGTCGAGCAGAACCTCGGCCGCGCCGCGAGCGAAGTGGAAATCGCCGAGCACATGAAGATGCCGCTCGACGAATATCAGTCGATGCTGCAAGACCTGCACGGCAGCCAGCTGATCTACTACGAAGACTTCGATCGCTCCGCCGACGACGAGCCGTTCCTCGACCGTTATTGCGTCGATCGTTCGGACCCGCTGTCCGCGCTGCTCGACGACAGCCTGCGCGGCGCGTTGATCGAAGCCATCGACAAGCTGCCGGAACGCGAAAAGCTGCTGATGAGCCTCTACTACGAACGCGGCCTGAACCTGCGCGAAATCGGCGCGGTGATGGAAGTGAGCGAATCGCGCGTGTGTCAGCTGCACAGCCAGGCGGTCGCCCGTTTGCGCGCGAAGCTGCGCGAGCAGTCGTGGACGAGCGTCGAGGCGTAA